Proteins encoded together in one Natronomonas salsuginis window:
- a CDS encoding ABC transporter ATP-binding protein, with translation MSDALLELENNYAMVEGFEVTHGLDLTVNEGEAVGLVGRNGAGKTSTFRAVMGLTPLADGSIRYSGEELTKLRPEVIPTRGIGYQPEGRDLFTGMTVEENFRLPIWSSGKARGIDDEDAMVETIFDIFDELDHRRDAEVQNLSGGQAKMCAIGRAMALDPDLLILDEPLEGLAPIVVENLKSYIHEIIDRGISVLVAESNASHVPEIVDRMYVIERGEIVDSGDPDVLLEDEQIQEMMQGGG, from the coding sequence ATGAGTGACGCCCTCCTCGAACTGGAGAACAACTACGCGATGGTCGAGGGCTTCGAGGTCACGCACGGCCTCGATCTCACGGTCAACGAGGGCGAAGCGGTCGGTCTCGTCGGCCGAAACGGCGCGGGCAAGACCTCGACGTTCCGCGCGGTGATGGGACTGACGCCGCTCGCCGACGGCTCGATCCGCTACAGTGGTGAGGAGCTCACCAAGCTCCGACCGGAAGTCATCCCGACTCGCGGGATCGGCTACCAACCGGAGGGCCGCGATCTGTTCACCGGGATGACCGTCGAGGAGAACTTCCGGCTCCCGATCTGGTCTTCCGGAAAGGCACGCGGTATCGACGACGAGGATGCGATGGTCGAGACGATCTTCGACATCTTCGACGAGCTCGATCACCGACGCGACGCGGAGGTGCAGAACCTGAGCGGCGGGCAGGCCAAGATGTGCGCGATCGGCCGTGCAATGGCGCTCGACCCTGACCTGTTGATCCTCGACGAGCCGCTCGAGGGGCTCGCCCCGATCGTCGTCGAGAACCTCAAATCCTACATTCACGAGATCATCGACCGCGGCATCTCCGTGCTCGTCGCCGAGTCTAACGCGAGCCACGTCCCCGAGATCGTCGACCGGATGTACGTCATCGAACGCGGCGAGATCGTCGACAGCGGCGATCCAGACGTGCTGTTGGAAGACGAGCAGATTCAGGAGATGATGCAGGGCGGCGGGTAA